The Haliaeetus albicilla chromosome 19, bHalAlb1.1, whole genome shotgun sequence genome has a segment encoding these proteins:
- the CKAP4 gene encoding cytoskeleton-associated protein 4 encodes MSAAKHRGPKGSSPPAAAAAAANANERGSQPGGGAEEAAAKKPPAAAHGRGGRAAAGGGGGRSGSGPRRGWALLLGAAVVLGAALPAGWYVRQLREEVGRSAREREASGRQRQELAATLDAVVLKVRSLQATFGEFESMMKIAQQKQEVTEKAVKQGESEINRISEVLQKLQNEILKDLSDGIHMVKDARERDFTSLENTVEERLTELTKSINDNIAVFTEVQQRSQDEINNMKAKLDSLEEADVYKHEIKVLKDAFDEMQASMKTKEKDIETLKSTIDSMESDVYTEVKELVNLKQQHEKFKEAADTEHLSLKALQEKVLSAEDSIRQLPGDIKRLDEDLQRVKADLNKWEENELFRKALETFGKNSEGLESRLRHIEDSLESLTSVAAQNSEKLQSFLSKETEYENKLSTLEQSITALQGISDMDVTSVTDILKNLGESQTSLYNDVEDLRRSISDLPSSGALQDVQKQISTLLDQGNLQMGQAHSQGYLEKFSSVEGSVDELRSSVSQVDSDLKMIRTAVDSLVSYSVKIENNENNLESVKSSIDDLRNDLERLFVKVEKIHEKV; translated from the exons ATGTCGGCCGCCAAGCACCGGGGCCCTAAGGGGAgcagcccgcccgccgccgccgccgccgccgccaacGCCAACGAACGAGGCtcgcagcccggcggcggcgccgaggaggcggcggcgaagaagccgccggcggcggcgcaCGGCCGGGGCGGCAGGGCCGCCgcggggggcggagggggcCGCTCCGGCTCTGGCCCCCGCCGcggctgggctctgctgctgggcGCCGCGGTGGTCCTGGGCGCCGCGCTGCCCGCCGGCTGGTACGTGCGGCAGCTGCGGGAGGAGGTCGGGCGGAGCGCCCGGGAGAGGGAGGCCTCCGGCCGGCAGCGGCAGGAGCTGGCCGCCACCCTGGACGCCGTGGTGCTGAAG GTGCGTTCCCTTCAAGCCACATTTGGAGAATTTGAATCTATGATGAAAATTGctcagcagaagcaggaggTTACCGAGAAGGCTGTTAAACAAGGGGAGAGTGAAATAAACCGGATCAGTGAAGTGCTTCAGAAGCTGCAGAATGAAATTTTGAAAGACTTGTCTGACGGCATCCACATGGTGAAGGATGCAAGGGAACGAGACTTCACATCTCTGGAGAACACAGTGGAAGAGAGACTAACAGAGCTAACCAAGTCTATAAATGATAACATTGCTGTATTCACTGAAGTCCAGCAAAGGAGCCAAGATGAAATCAACAATATGAAAGCAAAGCTTGATTCACTAGAAGAAGCAGATGTGTATAAACATGAAATTAAGGTGCTAAAAGATGCTTTTGATGAGATGCAAGCATCcatgaaaaccaaagaaaaggaCATAGAGACCTTGAAGAGTACAATAGACTCCATGGAGTCTGATGTGTATACTGAAGTGAAAGAGCTAGTCAACCTCAAACAACAACATGAGAAATTCAAAGAGGCTGCAGACACTGAACACCTTTCATTAAAAGCTTTACAAGAGAAAGTTCTGAGTGCTGAGGATTCTATTAGGCAGCTCCCTGGTGACATTAAAAGACTCGATGAAGATTTACAGCGAGTTAAAGCTGACCTTaacaaatgggaagaaaatgaactcttcagaaaagcattaGAAACTTTTGGGAAGAACAGTGAAGGACTGGAGTCTCGACTGAGGCACATAGAAGACAGCCTGGAGTCTCTCACTTCTGTTGCTGCTCAAAACAGTGAAAAGTTGCAATCTTTCCTTTCTAAGGAGACAGAATACGAGAATAAGCTCAGTACCCTGGAACAAAGCATTACTGCTCTTCAGGGAATCTCAGATATGGACGTAACTTCAGTCACAGACATTCTGAAAAATCTTGGTGAATCACAGACCTCGCTGTACAATGACGTGGAAGACTTGAGGAGAAGCATCAGTGACCTGCCATCCTCTGGTGCTCTTCAGGATGTCCAGAAGCAAATTAGTACTTTGTTGGATCAAGGAAATCTTCAGATGGGTCAAGCACATTCTCAAGGCTATCttgaaaaattttcttctgtggaaGGTTCTGTAGATGAACTGAGATCTTCTGTCAGCCAGGTTGATTCTGATTTGAAAATGATAAGAACTGCAGTGGATAGTTTAGTCTCTTACTCAgtgaaaattgaaaataatgaGAACAACTTGGAGTCTGTGAAGAGCTCAATAGATGACCTGAGGAACGATCTGGAAAGGTTGTTTGTCAAAGttgaaaaaatacatgaaaaagtTTAG